A single window of Apodemus sylvaticus chromosome 4, mApoSyl1.1, whole genome shotgun sequence DNA harbors:
- the Casp6 gene encoding caspase-6 isoform X1, whose product MTETDGFYKSREVFDPAEQYKMDHKRRGIALIFNHERFFWHLTLPDRRGTSADRDNLTRRFSELGFEVKCFNDLRAEELLLKIHEVSTSSHVDADCFLCVFLSHGEGNHIYAYDAKIEIQTLTGLFKGDKCQSLVGKPKIFIIQACRGSQHDVPVVPLDVVDHRTDKLDNVTQVDAASVYTLPAGADFLMCYSVAEGYYSHRETVNGSWYIQDLCEMLARYGSSLEFTELLTLVNRKVSQRRVDFCRDPGAIGKKQVPCFASMLTKKLHFGPKPSK is encoded by the exons ATGACGGAAACCGATGGCTTCTACAAAAG TAGGGAAGTGTTCGACCCAGCGGAGCAGTACAAGATGGACCACAAGAGGAGAGGAATTGCCCTCATCTTCAATCACGAGAGGTTCTTCTGGCACTTGACACTCCCAGATAGGCGGGGCACCAGTGCAGACAGGGACAACCTGACTCGAAG GTTTTCAGAGCTAGGATTTGAAGTGAAATGCTTTAACGACCTCCGAGCAGAAGAACTCCTGCTCAAAATCCACGAGG TGTCAACCTCAAGTCACGTAGATGCCGATTGCTTCCTGTGTGTCTTCCTGAGCCACGGAGAAGGCAACCACATCTACGCGTACGACGCCAAGATTGAAATTCAGACATTGACTGGCTTGTTCAAAGGGGACAAGTGTCAGAGCCTGGTTGGAAAACCCAAGATATTCATCATTCAG GCCTGTCGGGGCAGCCAGCACGACGTGCCCGTGGTGCCTCTGGACGTGGTGGATCATCGGACAGACAAGCTGGACAACGTGACCCAGGTGGACGCCGCCTCGGTGTACACGCTGCCCGCGGGGGCCGACTTCCTCATGTGCTACTCTGTGGCAGAAG GCTATTACTCTCACCGAGAAACTGTGAACGGCTCCTGGTACATCCAGGATCTGTGCGAGATGCTGGCAAGGTACGGCAGCTCCCTAGAGTTCACGGAACTGCTCACGCTGGTGAACAGGAAGGTCTCTCAGCGCCGCGTGGACTTCTGCAGAGACCCAGGTGCAATCGGCAAGAAGCAGGTCCCCTGCTTCGCCTCCATGCTGACCAAAAAGCTGCATTTCGGTCCCAAACCTAGTAAGTAG
- the Casp6 gene encoding caspase-6 isoform X2 yields MTETDGFYKREVFDPAEQYKMDHKRRGIALIFNHERFFWHLTLPDRRGTSADRDNLTRRFSELGFEVKCFNDLRAEELLLKIHEVSTSSHVDADCFLCVFLSHGEGNHIYAYDAKIEIQTLTGLFKGDKCQSLVGKPKIFIIQACRGSQHDVPVVPLDVVDHRTDKLDNVTQVDAASVYTLPAGADFLMCYSVAEGYYSHRETVNGSWYIQDLCEMLARYGSSLEFTELLTLVNRKVSQRRVDFCRDPGAIGKKQVPCFASMLTKKLHFGPKPSK; encoded by the exons ATGACGGAAACCGATGGCTTCTACAAAAG GGAAGTGTTCGACCCAGCGGAGCAGTACAAGATGGACCACAAGAGGAGAGGAATTGCCCTCATCTTCAATCACGAGAGGTTCTTCTGGCACTTGACACTCCCAGATAGGCGGGGCACCAGTGCAGACAGGGACAACCTGACTCGAAG GTTTTCAGAGCTAGGATTTGAAGTGAAATGCTTTAACGACCTCCGAGCAGAAGAACTCCTGCTCAAAATCCACGAGG TGTCAACCTCAAGTCACGTAGATGCCGATTGCTTCCTGTGTGTCTTCCTGAGCCACGGAGAAGGCAACCACATCTACGCGTACGACGCCAAGATTGAAATTCAGACATTGACTGGCTTGTTCAAAGGGGACAAGTGTCAGAGCCTGGTTGGAAAACCCAAGATATTCATCATTCAG GCCTGTCGGGGCAGCCAGCACGACGTGCCCGTGGTGCCTCTGGACGTGGTGGATCATCGGACAGACAAGCTGGACAACGTGACCCAGGTGGACGCCGCCTCGGTGTACACGCTGCCCGCGGGGGCCGACTTCCTCATGTGCTACTCTGTGGCAGAAG GCTATTACTCTCACCGAGAAACTGTGAACGGCTCCTGGTACATCCAGGATCTGTGCGAGATGCTGGCAAGGTACGGCAGCTCCCTAGAGTTCACGGAACTGCTCACGCTGGTGAACAGGAAGGTCTCTCAGCGCCGCGTGGACTTCTGCAGAGACCCAGGTGCAATCGGCAAGAAGCAGGTCCCCTGCTTCGCCTCCATGCTGACCAAAAAGCTGCATTTCGGTCCCAAACCTAGTAAGTAG
- the Mcub gene encoding calcium uniporter regulatory subunit MCUb, mitochondrial translates to MLPSGLCLGRWRLLPTIRTRGRWCPRALPPTPQVLCIKLPGNPKYHQALHHGTVAPQDEITVHYRHGLPLVTLTLPSRRERCQFVVKPMLSAGSFLQDLQNEDKGIKTAAIITADGSEIPASTLMDTLLMKDFKLVINKLPYDIRCHKREQPSEERTTQLENVKSLVHRLFTVLHLEEFQKRRERHLMAKIDLLKEQLRPLEQVKAGIEARSEAKTSGLLWAGLALLSVQGGALAWLTWWVYSWDIMEPVTFFLTFANSMVFFAYFIITRQNYTYSSLRSRQLLQFFHKKSQQQCFDVEQYNKLKEDLAEATESLENVRRSLHLQIQGEEVREKN, encoded by the exons GTTTTATGTATTAAACTCCCTGGAAATCCAAAATACCACCAAGCACTCCATCATGGAACCGTGGCGCCACAGGATG AAATAACAGTTCATTATAGACATGGCCTCCCCTTGGTAACCCTCACTCTGCCATCCAGAAGAGAGCGCTGCCAGTTCGTAGTCAAGCCGATGTTGTCAGCAGGCTCATTCCTGCAGGACTTACAGAATGAAGATAAAGGCATCAAGACGGCAGCCATCATCACGGCAG ATGGCAGTGAGATTCCAGCTTCAACGCTGATGGACACTTTGCTAATGAAAGATTTTAAGCTCGTCATTAACAAACTACCCTATGACATACGGTGTCACAAGAGAG AACAGCCTAGTGAAGAGCGCACGACTCAGCTGGAAAATGTGAAGTCCTTGGTTCACAGACTGTTTACAGTCCTGCATTTAGAAGAGTTCCAGAAGAGACGAGAGCGCCATCTGATGGCGAAGATCGACTTGCTGAAGGAACAGCTGCGGCCCCTGGAGCAG GTCAAAGCTGGAATAGAAGCTCGATCGGAAGCCAAAACCAGCGGCCTCCTGTGGGCAGGCTTAGCTCTGCTCTCTGTGCAGGGTGGAGCACTGGCCTGGCTGACGTGGTGGGTGTACTCCTGGGATATCATGGAACCAGTTACGTTCTTCCTTACGTTTGCAAATTCCATGGTCTTTTTTGCATATTTCATCATAACTCGGCAG AACTACACGTATTCTTCCCTCCGGAGCAGGCAGCTTCTTCAATTCTTCCACAAGAAATCGCAGCAGCAGTGTTTTGACGTGGAACAATACAACAAGCTAAAGGAAGACCTTGCCGAG GCTACAGAATCCCTGGAAAACGTGCGCCGCTCCCTCCACTTGCAAATTCAAGGAGAGGAAGTCAGAGAGAAGAATTAG